A portion of the Cryptomeria japonica chromosome 5, Sugi_1.0, whole genome shotgun sequence genome contains these proteins:
- the LOC131875990 gene encoding 18.1 kDa class I heat shock protein-like, with product MSDIHTDFVNFNEMSRRDFTNYYEMKRSDFANSYAKIVDPHYKMPDSFMSWNDTPTFPPVDRNETADTHVFKADLAGVDKVAVKLGMVEGRILEISGERSIQGGKNYLRCERFKGRFQRRFRLPENAKVDEVKAGMENGVLTVTVPKQPDTQAQFKSIEIC from the exons ATGTCTGATATCCACACAGACTTCGTGAATTTTAACGAAATGTCCCGCAGAGACTTCACGAATTATTACGAAATGAAACGCAGCGACTTTGCTAATAGTTACGCCAAAATCGTTGACCCTCATTACAAAATGCCTGATAGTTTCATGTCTTGGAATGACACTCCAACATTTCCACCTGTAGATCGGAATGAAACTGCAGATACTCATGTCTTTAAGGCTGACCTTGCCG GTGTCGATAAAGTGGCCGTTAAATTAGGAATGGTAGAGGGTCGGATTCTAGAAATAAGCGGAGAACGCAGCATACAAGGGGGCAAGAATTATCTCCGTTGTGAACGCTTCAAAGGGAGGTTCCAGAGGCGTTTCAGGCTCCCTGAGAATGCGAAGGTGGATGAGGTTAAAGCTGGCATGGAAAATGGAGTGCTCACTGTCACAGTGCCCAAGCAGCCTGATACTCAGGCTCAGTTCAAATCCATTGAAATCTGCTAA